A stretch of Paracoccus seriniphilus DNA encodes these proteins:
- a CDS encoding histidine phosphatase family protein, whose amino-acid sequence MNLLNVSFVLIRHGQTDANRDGRVAGCIEATLTEVGRDGARQLVGWGWPKDIALFASPQQRARETARLGFPDHEPILLEGIRERNWGEYEGRPVSEIRSRAATPEQGEAWAEMIDRVARAIVRAQQLAAGRLPVLVAHSGVIRAARELTGHHAWGEAPANTTPYLFSPGPDGWSHAELARQDRALMA is encoded by the coding sequence GTGAATTTGCTGAATGTTTCATTCGTCCTGATCCGTCACGGCCAGACCGATGCCAATCGCGACGGTCGCGTCGCCGGGTGTATCGAGGCGACACTGACCGAGGTGGGGCGCGATGGCGCGCGACAGCTTGTCGGATGGGGGTGGCCCAAGGATATTGCCCTTTTCGCCAGCCCGCAACAGCGGGCACGGGAAACCGCGCGGCTGGGTTTCCCGGATCACGAACCGATCCTGCTAGAGGGCATCCGTGAGCGAAATTGGGGTGAATATGAGGGGCGGCCGGTTTCGGAAATCCGCTCGCGCGCGGCAACTCCGGAACAGGGAGAGGCCTGGGCCGAGATGATTGACCGTGTGGCGCGCGCCATCGTGCGGGCGCAGCAACTGGCTGCGGGCAGGCTGCCCGTGCTGGTCGCGCATTCCGGTGTTATCCGTGCCGCACGTGAACTGACCGGGCATCACGCCTGGGGAGAGGCTCCGGCCAATACCACACCCTATCTGTTTTCACCCGGGCCCGATGGCTGGAGCCATGCCGAACTGGCAAGGCAGGACCGGGCGCTGATGGCGTGA
- a CDS encoding MBL fold metallo-hydrolase produces MRDEIDASGAWVEVLSGLGEKGPACIRLWTGNALWVLDAGIGPEPTSPFDPAWLEGCARVFITHDHIDHIGGAAHAIAAGLPIHCTAQTARALPQGARLSPLPETGETVIDGVTLTTGRNGHALGGVWLHFALGQGLFFSGDWSEESQWFAFDQPPPARTALIDASYHLDDVPQTHRRAALDRLLIQCAGQQLLFPVPPSGRAGELALYLMRHGQVSLDETCRAATARALQSGSLSAGAAQLAPLLGRDFDAGSRFLICDTPNAESGMAAQIVQLWQETGRIGRDAAVVFTGHMTAHAREIVAQGGYFLRWNVHPPLSDQIALTCDLGAGRYAPLFCSRPEDYLLEPRFGADLLLNERCPL; encoded by the coding sequence ATGCGTGACGAGATTGATGCGTCCGGGGCATGGGTCGAGGTGTTGTCGGGGCTGGGCGAAAAGGGGCCGGCCTGCATCCGGCTGTGGACCGGAAACGCGCTTTGGGTGCTGGATGCCGGTATCGGTCCCGAACCGACCTCGCCGTTCGACCCAGCCTGGCTGGAGGGCTGTGCGCGGGTCTTCATCACCCATGATCACATCGATCACATTGGCGGCGCAGCACATGCCATCGCAGCCGGCTTGCCAATTCACTGTACCGCCCAGACCGCCCGCGCCTTGCCGCAGGGCGCCCGGCTGTCACCATTGCCCGAAACGGGCGAAACGGTCATTGATGGCGTGACCCTGACCACCGGACGCAATGGCCATGCCCTTGGTGGCGTCTGGTTGCATTTCGCGCTGGGGCAGGGGCTGTTCTTTTCCGGCGACTGGTCCGAGGAAAGCCAGTGGTTCGCCTTTGACCAGCCACCACCGGCGCGCACCGCCCTGATCGATGCCTCCTATCATCTGGATGACGTGCCACAGACCCACCGTCGCGCGGCGCTGGACCGCCTGCTGATCCAATGCGCGGGGCAACAATTGCTGTTCCCGGTGCCGCCGTCAGGGCGCGCGGGCGAGCTGGCGCTGTATCTGATGCGGCATGGGCAGGTTTCGCTGGATGAGACCTGTCGCGCGGCGACGGCCCGCGCCCTGCAAAGCGGCAGCCTCAGCGCCGGTGCGGCGCAACTGGCCCCCTTGCTGGGGCGCGATTTCGATGCCGGGTCAAGGTTCCTGATCTGCGATACGCCAAATGCCGAGTCGGGCATGGCTGCGCAGATCGTCCAATTGTGGCAAGAGACTGGCCGTATCGGACGTGATGCGGCGGTGGTCTTCACAGGCCACATGACCGCCCATGCCCGCGAGATTGTCGCGCAAGGCGGATATTTCCTGCGTTGGAACGTGCATCCGCCCCTGTCGGATCAGATTGCGCTGACGTGCGATCTGGGTGCGGGGCGCTATGCCCCGTTGTTTTGTTCCCGGCCCGAAGATTACCTGCTCGAGCCTCGATTCGGGGCTGATCTGCTGTTGAACGAAAGGTGCCCCTTGTGA
- a CDS encoding mandelate racemase/muconate lactonizing enzyme family protein, with amino-acid sequence MTRLNRLQAWACRSPISTPVETSFGRMRDRPAVFVRIEDDEGGFGWGEIFANWPAAGAEHRVNLLAEDIAPLLLGQDISAPDRIFHSLERKTHIRALQCGEFGPFRQVLAGLDQAMWDLKARRAGETVHQTLGSTRVTKVPAYASGIHISAAAKMIPQARDLGFCSFKVKVGFGDEDEATIIRDIHSGLSAGEMLMLDANQAWDVAQAEAFLNKVADLPISWIEEPIRADSEERDWLRLAGKVPLAGGENIAGIDAFDAALNLGALDVYQPDIAKWGGFTGCLAVAGHAIARGHSYCPHFLGGGIGLAASAQLLAAAGGPGLLEVDVNPNPLRDAFGSIGTRVQDGFWLLDQAAGIGLTGLPEEVRACITHQCERTH; translated from the coding sequence ATGACACGTTTGAATCGATTGCAGGCATGGGCCTGCCGCAGCCCCATCAGCACCCCTGTCGAAACATCTTTCGGCAGGATGCGTGACCGCCCCGCGGTCTTTGTCAGAATCGAGGACGATGAGGGTGGCTTTGGCTGGGGCGAGATCTTTGCGAACTGGCCTGCCGCAGGGGCCGAACATCGCGTCAATCTTCTGGCCGAGGACATCGCGCCACTGCTGCTGGGGCAGGACATCTCGGCACCGGATCGCATATTTCACAGCCTTGAACGCAAAACCCATATCCGCGCCCTGCAATGCGGCGAATTCGGACCCTTCCGGCAGGTGCTGGCCGGGTTGGATCAGGCGATGTGGGATCTGAAGGCCCGACGCGCCGGGGAAACGGTTCACCAAACACTGGGCAGCACCCGCGTGACCAAGGTGCCCGCCTATGCCAGCGGCATTCACATCAGCGCAGCGGCAAAGATGATCCCGCAGGCGCGCGATCTTGGATTCTGCAGCTTCAAGGTCAAGGTCGGCTTTGGCGATGAAGATGAGGCCACGATCATCCGCGATATCCATTCGGGCCTGTCTGCGGGTGAAATGCTGATGCTTGACGCCAATCAGGCATGGGATGTGGCGCAGGCCGAGGCATTCCTGAACAAGGTCGCGGATCTTCCTATTAGCTGGATCGAAGAACCCATCCGCGCCGACAGCGAGGAACGCGACTGGCTGCGCCTGGCCGGAAAGGTACCGCTGGCGGGGGGCGAGAATATCGCAGGCATTGATGCCTTTGATGCTGCGCTGAACTTGGGCGCGCTGGATGTCTATCAACCTGATATTGCCAAATGGGGTGGCTTCACGGGCTGCCTTGCCGTCGCCGGACACGCCATCGCGCGGGGCCACAGCTATTGCCCGCATTTTCTGGGCGGAGGCATCGGCCTTGCCGCCTCGGCCCAGCTGCTGGCAGCGGCAGGCGGGCCGGGACTGCTTGAGGTTGACGTGAACCCGAACCCGTTGCGCGATGCCTTTGGCTCAATAGGCACACGCGTTCAGGACGGCTTCTGGCTTCTGGATCAAGCCGCCGGTATCGGTCTGACTGGTCTGCCTGAGGAGGTGCGCGCCTGTATCACCCATCAATGCGAACGGACCCATTAG
- a CDS encoding tripartite tricarboxylate transporter permease, whose product MVDLAAILLSVLSPGTLMALVLGTGLGIVIGALPGLGSVVGLSICLPFTFGMETVPSLSLLLGVYCGSVFGGSISAILINSPGTPQAAATTLDGYPMAQRGEAGLALGWATVSSVLGGLMSCVVLILAAPQLARFATSFGSVEIFALILLALTCIAAVSHGNTAKGLLMGAVGLSLALVGTDPVTGAARFTFGTQFLSAGFDLIAIVIGLFALSEALFRVATGNSGTAEVSGTRIRLPRLADWRGRIGTLLRSSTIGCVVGALPGTGAATASFISYASARQLSPRGKHFGTGEPEGLVAAESSNNAVTGSAMIPTLALGIPGDVVTAILLSAMVVHGVTPGVRLMSEHLDLVNSLFVVLILINLVMFLLAFPMVRIFGWLLSIPQHIVTVGIVIFGVIGALTVRGNPLDVVTAVAFGFAGLAFRLTGFPLAPLVIGLVLGPQFEQNLRRGLLLNDGNFLAFFTDGPLAGFLFLCVGLAIFGPLLRRGFSCVRGAVAQPQK is encoded by the coding sequence ATGGTTGATCTGGCAGCGATACTGCTTTCCGTGCTGAGTCCTGGCACGCTGATGGCTCTCGTGCTGGGCACCGGACTGGGCATCGTCATCGGTGCCTTGCCGGGGCTGGGGTCGGTGGTCGGCCTGTCGATCTGCCTGCCCTTCACTTTTGGCATGGAGACGGTGCCCAGCCTGTCACTTTTGCTGGGTGTCTATTGCGGATCTGTCTTTGGCGGTTCGATTTCGGCGATCCTGATCAATTCTCCGGGCACGCCACAAGCTGCGGCGACAACCCTGGATGGCTATCCGATGGCGCAACGGGGCGAGGCCGGTCTGGCGCTTGGCTGGGCGACGGTCAGTTCAGTGCTGGGCGGGTTGATGTCATGCGTGGTGCTGATCCTTGCCGCGCCGCAACTGGCGCGTTTCGCCACCAGTTTCGGCTCGGTCGAGATCTTTGCCCTGATCCTGCTGGCGCTGACCTGCATTGCTGCCGTTTCGCACGGGAACACGGCGAAGGGGCTTCTGATGGGGGCGGTCGGGCTGTCGCTGGCGCTGGTGGGCACGGATCCGGTCACCGGGGCCGCGCGTTTCACCTTTGGCACGCAGTTCCTTTCGGCCGGATTCGACCTGATCGCCATTGTCATCGGCCTGTTTGCCCTGTCCGAGGCCCTGTTTCGCGTCGCCACGGGGAATTCCGGCACCGCCGAGGTATCGGGCACCCGTATCCGCTTGCCGCGACTTGCGGATTGGCGAGGGCGCATCGGGACATTGCTGCGCAGTTCGACCATCGGCTGCGTCGTGGGGGCCTTGCCCGGAACCGGGGCCGCGACGGCATCCTTCATCAGCTATGCCAGCGCCCGCCAGTTGTCGCCACGCGGCAAGCATTTTGGCACTGGTGAACCCGAAGGATTGGTCGCGGCGGAATCCTCGAATAACGCGGTGACAGGCAGTGCCATGATCCCGACACTTGCGCTTGGCATACCGGGGGATGTCGTGACGGCAATTCTGCTGAGCGCGATGGTCGTTCATGGGGTCACACCCGGCGTGCGGCTGATGTCTGAACATCTCGATCTGGTCAATTCGCTCTTCGTCGTGCTGATCCTGATAAATCTGGTGATGTTTCTGCTGGCCTTTCCGATGGTGCGCATTTTCGGATGGTTGCTGTCCATTCCACAGCATATCGTCACGGTCGGCATCGTGATTTTCGGCGTGATCGGGGCGCTGACCGTGCGTGGAAATCCTCTGGACGTGGTGACGGCGGTGGCCTTCGGCTTTGCCGGGCTGGCCTTTCGCCTGACCGGATTTCCCTTGGCACCGCTGGTGATCGGGTTGGTTCTGGGGCCGCAATTCGAACAGAATCTGCGCCGTGGGCTGTTACTGAATGACGGAAATTTCCTTGCATTCTTCACCGACGGACCTTTGGCGGGATTTCTGTTTCTCTGCGTGGGATTGGCGATTTTCGGCCCATTGTTGCGCCGGGGATTTTCATGCGTCAGGGGGGCAGTGGCGCAGCCGCAGAAGTAG
- a CDS encoding tripartite tricarboxylate transporter TctB family protein, protein MALALIAVAILAFLTSFGASGQGNAASADSPMQLPRILLGIWMVLGLLCTVMAGFLAPKGRAGSYRVCRVALFAVILSAVSLGILFLGYLIPVTLGLGAMLLCLGERQPLRFALTLLILGPGLWALFHHGLGLRLPLLISGGVF, encoded by the coding sequence GTGGCGCTGGCTTTGATCGCCGTCGCGATCCTGGCATTCCTGACATCCTTTGGAGCGAGCGGGCAGGGGAATGCCGCGTCGGCGGATTCCCCGATGCAATTGCCGCGTATCCTGCTTGGAATCTGGATGGTGCTGGGCTTGCTCTGCACTGTCATGGCGGGGTTTCTGGCCCCCAAGGGGCGGGCCGGCAGCTATCGTGTCTGCCGTGTCGCCCTGTTCGCGGTGATCCTGTCGGCTGTTTCCTTGGGTATCCTGTTTCTGGGTTATCTGATTCCGGTAACACTGGGGCTTGGTGCCATGCTGTTGTGTCTGGGTGAGCGTCAACCGCTGCGCTTTGCGCTGACACTCCTGATCCTGGGGCCGGGGTTGTGGGCATTGTTTCACCACGGGTTGGGGCTGCGCCTGCCCTTGTTGATCTCCGGAGGGGTGTTCTGA
- a CDS encoding ABC transporter ATP-binding protein: protein MAELSFSKLTKTFDDAPALNDINAQIRSGEFVALLGPSGCGKTTLLRLTAGFEQPSEGEIRVDGEIVAGAGRFVPPEAREIGIVFQSYALWPHKTVRANVSYPLEVRRLPRDQRQKRVAEALALTGLTAYADRMPSQLSGGQRQRVALARCLVFEPRAVLLDEPLANLDLALRASMQDVFAMFHRRTGATMLYVTHDQGEALALADRVAVMESGRIRQFAAPEILYREPADCFVAGFVGDGAVVSARLTGRADDHRLLLNVLGQQVWSRSATAMPSHVSIRPEAITISNDAALRARVTNCTYLGGRFRLTLDAAGETLVAFAPRRAAIGEVVGVAMDDIWAFRDPAHEVRLGETLTYA, encoded by the coding sequence ATGGCAGAGCTGAGTTTTTCAAAGCTGACGAAGACATTCGATGATGCTCCCGCGCTGAATGACATCAATGCGCAGATCCGTTCGGGCGAATTCGTGGCCCTGCTGGGGCCGTCGGGATGTGGCAAGACCACACTGTTGCGCCTGACCGCAGGGTTCGAGCAACCCAGCGAGGGTGAAATTCGCGTGGATGGGGAAATCGTGGCGGGGGCGGGGCGTTTCGTGCCGCCCGAGGCGCGCGAGATCGGGATCGTGTTTCAATCCTATGCGTTGTGGCCGCACAAGACCGTGCGCGCCAATGTGTCCTATCCGCTGGAGGTGCGCCGCCTGCCCCGTGACCAGCGCCAGAAACGCGTTGCCGAGGCGCTGGCCCTGACCGGTCTGACGGCCTATGCCGACCGCATGCCTTCTCAACTTTCGGGCGGTCAGCGTCAGCGGGTCGCCCTTGCGCGCTGTCTGGTCTTTGAACCCCGCGCGGTTCTGCTGGACGAGCCGCTGGCCAATCTGGATCTGGCCTTGCGGGCCTCGATGCAGGATGTCTTTGCGATGTTTCACCGAAGGACCGGCGCGACAATGCTCTATGTCACCCATGATCAGGGCGAGGCTCTGGCTCTGGCGGATCGGGTCGCCGTGATGGAATCTGGTCGGATTCGCCAGTTTGCCGCCCCCGAAATCCTGTATCGCGAGCCTGCCGATTGCTTTGTCGCCGGTTTCGTCGGGGATGGGGCCGTGGTGTCGGCGCGGTTGACCGGCCGCGCGGACGACCACCGTCTGCTGTTGAATGTCCTGGGCCAACAGGTCTGGTCGCGCAGCGCGACCGCCATGCCCAGCCATGTCAGCATTCGCCCCGAAGCCATTACCATTTCCAATGATGCCGCCCTGCGTGCGCGTGTCACCAATTGCACCTATCTGGGCGGGCGGTTCCGGCTGACGCTGGATGCGGCGGGGGAAACGCTGGTTGCCTTTGCGCCGCGTCGCGCGGCAATTGGCGAGGTCGTGGGGGTCGCGATGGATGACATCTGGGCCTTTCGCGACCCTGCACATGAGGTCAGACTGGGCGAGACGCTGACCTATGCGTGA
- a CDS encoding ABC transporter permease, giving the protein MSGSAMNKGGSRSLDRLLPLVLLPVALIALGPVIRLLLEGIGFGDGITTDHLATVLGRPSTGTALMHSLVTAGGGTLLSILIGAAFAFLVALTDIRGKGALVFCLMIPMMIPPQITALAWMQMAGPSSTLLKLLGLAPPLGSPQPLHSPQGIILLLGIQHASLVFLTLRAGLRMIPADLVEAARMSGAGSLRVWAQIVLPLSMPSLIAGGAMAFVTALGNFGIPAMLGIPAQYDTLPTLIYQRLVGMGPSVLSEVAVLALLIGVVAIAGVLLTRFVLSRQGYGLSGLSGQPLALSLGAARRPVEVVLWLFIFAILALPLLALLATSLLPAYGVALTFESASVEAWREALITQPVTRRAYANSLFLALSAAAILLMVSLPLAWLMERRASKLSRILDALIDLPYALPGVVLSIACILTFLNLPFTDLTLYGTIWIILMAYLARFFVVMLRPIQASIAQLDPAMEEAAASVGASLGRRLRDIVLPLAAPSAAAGAILVFLTAVNELTVSALLWSSGTETLGVVIYNLEDSGETVMASALAMSIVLLIVMLMGLVQAGAQRFPKGVIPWQS; this is encoded by the coding sequence ATGAGCGGATCCGCGATGAACAAAGGTGGCAGCCGGTCTCTGGACCGGCTGTTGCCGCTTGTCCTGTTGCCGGTGGCCTTGATCGCGCTGGGGCCGGTCATCCGGCTTCTGCTGGAAGGGATCGGCTTTGGTGATGGGATCACAACCGATCATCTGGCCACCGTTCTGGGCCGGCCTTCGACCGGCACCGCGCTGATGCATTCACTTGTCACGGCGGGCGGGGGCACCTTGCTGTCGATCCTGATCGGCGCGGCCTTTGCCTTTCTGGTGGCCCTGACGGATATCCGGGGCAAGGGGGCCCTGGTCTTTTGCCTGATGATCCCGATGATGATCCCGCCGCAGATCACGGCTTTGGCCTGGATGCAGATGGCGGGGCCGTCCTCGACGCTGTTGAAATTGCTTGGGCTGGCCCCGCCACTGGGAAGCCCGCAACCGCTGCATTCGCCCCAGGGCATTATCCTGTTGCTTGGCATTCAGCACGCCTCGCTGGTGTTTCTGACCCTGCGCGCCGGGCTGCGGATGATCCCCGCCGATCTGGTCGAGGCCGCGCGCATGTCCGGTGCCGGATCGCTGCGGGTCTGGGCGCAGATCGTGTTGCCGCTGTCGATGCCGTCGCTGATCGCGGGTGGCGCCATGGCCTTTGTCACGGCGCTTGGCAATTTCGGTATTCCCGCGATGCTGGGTATTCCCGCGCAATATGACACCTTGCCGACCCTGATCTATCAGCGGCTGGTCGGGATGGGGCCGTCAGTCCTGTCCGAGGTCGCGGTGCTGGCGTTGCTGATCGGGGTCGTCGCGATCGCCGGCGTGCTGTTGACCCGCTTCGTCCTGTCGAGGCAGGGTTACGGGCTGTCGGGGCTGTCGGGACAGCCGCTGGCCCTGTCCCTTGGCGCCGCGCGCCGACCGGTCGAGGTCGTGCTTTGGCTGTTCATCTTCGCCATCCTTGCCTTGCCGCTGCTGGCCTTGCTGGCGACCTCGCTGCTGCCGGCCTATGGCGTCGCGCTGACCTTCGAGAGTGCCAGTGTCGAGGCCTGGCGCGAGGCATTGATCACACAGCCCGTCACTCGGCGCGCCTATGCCAATTCGCTGTTTCTTGCACTGTCCGCAGCGGCGATCCTGCTGATGGTCAGCCTGCCGTTGGCATGGTTGATGGAACGTCGCGCCAGCAAGCTGAGCCGAATTCTGGACGCCTTGATCGACCTGCCCTACGCCTTGCCGGGCGTGGTCCTGTCGATTGCCTGCATCCTGACATTTCTGAACCTGCCATTCACTGATCTGACGTTATACGGGACGATCTGGATCATCCTGATGGCCTATCTCGCGCGTTTCTTCGTGGTGATGCTGCGCCCGATCCAGGCCAGCATCGCGCAGCTGGATCCGGCCATGGAAGAGGCCGCGGCCAGTGTCGGGGCCAGTCTGGGTCGCAGGCTGCGCGACATCGTGCTGCCACTTGCTGCGCCCTCGGCGGCGGCCGGGGCGATCCTTGTCTTCCTGACCGCCGTGAACGAGCTGACGGTCTCGGCCCTGCTGTGGTCGTCGGGGACCGAGACGCTGGGGGTGGTGATCTACAATCTTGAAGACAGTGGCGAGACGGTCATGGCCTCGGCCCTGGCAATGTCCATCGTTCTTCTCATCGTGATGCTGATGGGGCTGGTTCAGGCCGGAGCACAGCGTTTTCCGAAAGGGGTGATCCCATGGCAGAGCTGA
- a CDS encoding Bug family tripartite tricarboxylate transporter substrate binding protein, translating into MTNRFKLGGQVMLALTGLAGATQAQTLEMVVPFSAGGGTDTVARVFEQPFAAALERTVVIRNNAGASGTIGAAAVAAADADGNTVGYLPIGPVAIQPSLRETSYGLDDFSYICQTTSTPVFLLQSAKADKETLGDWVDQGTSDRVVYGSSGPGTIPHLAMAAFASAAGLKAVHLPFDGTGMAMNAMAGGEIDLFVDTATVLEANDVKALAVFAAERVEAYPDIPTMAEAGFDLEFSVWQGLFGPAGLSDEAKDGFAQACKAAVESEAFADLAAKTNTGIRYQGPEAFEAFVRENTRMNVEILKEAGLVK; encoded by the coding sequence ATGACAAATCGATTCAAGCTTGGTGGGCAGGTAATGCTGGCCCTGACCGGTCTTGCCGGTGCGACACAGGCGCAGACGCTGGAGATGGTGGTGCCCTTCAGCGCAGGGGGCGGCACCGACACGGTCGCGCGCGTGTTCGAACAACCATTTGCGGCCGCGCTGGAGCGCACTGTCGTCATTCGCAACAATGCCGGCGCAAGTGGCACCATTGGCGCAGCAGCCGTTGCCGCGGCCGATGCGGATGGAAATACCGTGGGCTATCTGCCGATCGGGCCGGTTGCGATACAGCCCTCCTTGCGGGAAACCTCTTATGGGCTGGATGATTTTTCCTATATTTGCCAGACCACTTCGACACCGGTCTTCCTGCTGCAATCGGCGAAGGCAGACAAGGAAACGCTCGGGGACTGGGTTGATCAGGGCACGTCAGACCGCGTTGTCTATGGCTCTTCCGGGCCGGGAACGATTCCGCATCTGGCGATGGCGGCCTTTGCCTCGGCGGCCGGTTTGAAGGCGGTGCATCTGCCGTTTGACGGAACCGGCATGGCGATGAATGCCATGGCCGGGGGCGAGATTGACCTGTTCGTCGATACGGCCACGGTTCTTGAGGCCAATGACGTGAAGGCGCTGGCGGTGTTTGCAGCGGAACGGGTCGAAGCCTATCCTGACATTCCAACCATGGCCGAAGCAGGTTTCGACCTCGAGTTCTCGGTCTGGCAAGGGCTGTTCGGACCTGCGGGCCTGTCGGATGAGGCCAAGGACGGTTTCGCGCAGGCCTGCAAGGCCGCAGTCGAATCCGAAGCCTTTGCCGATCTGGCGGCCAAGACCAATACAGGCATTCGCTATCAGGGGCCCGAAGCGTTCGAGGCATTCGTGCGAGAAAACACCCGGATGAATGTCGAGATCCTGAAAGAGGCTGGACTGGTCAAGTGA
- a CDS encoding LacI family DNA-binding transcriptional regulator, translating to MASGDFNHSRPQRKRRKMQRVTMTDVANTADVSPSTVSLYLRKPSAVSERIAIRVRRAIDDLGYVPNYVAGGLAAAGSRVVSVIVPSLRNAFFSETVSELERLLARGGLQTLVGHSEYSLDQEEALVRAALSWAPAAVVLTGCRHNDATRKLLIRSQTPVVEMWELGGDPIDQAVGFSHEQVGRHIAQRFIDQGYESAAFLGARLDEDFRAAQRSQGFLAEMEAAGVPARLIENNAPASTSNGVRLFEELCMAPVRAVACSNDMIALGVLFEAQRRGLSIPTQLALAGFGDLDFAAQMVPPLTTVRPSADKIARKVAECILSRDVSGDDESRPVEHDTGFTLVPRASG from the coding sequence ATGGCGTCAGGCGATTTCAACCACAGCAGGCCGCAGCGCAAACGGCGCAAGATGCAGCGTGTGACCATGACGGATGTGGCCAATACCGCCGATGTATCTCCCTCGACGGTGTCTCTATACCTGCGCAAACCCTCCGCTGTCTCTGAGCGGATTGCAATACGCGTCCGGCGCGCCATCGACGATTTGGGCTATGTTCCGAATTACGTCGCCGGAGGTCTGGCGGCTGCCGGATCGCGGGTGGTCAGTGTTATCGTGCCCTCTTTGCGCAATGCGTTCTTTTCGGAAACCGTCAGCGAACTGGAAAGGCTGCTGGCACGCGGCGGATTGCAAACGCTGGTCGGGCACAGCGAATACTCGTTGGACCAGGAAGAGGCGCTGGTCCGCGCAGCGCTATCATGGGCACCCGCCGCCGTGGTTCTGACCGGATGCCGCCATAATGATGCCACACGCAAGCTGTTGATCCGCTCACAGACCCCTGTCGTCGAGATGTGGGAACTGGGCGGCGATCCTATCGATCAGGCGGTCGGCTTTTCTCATGAGCAGGTCGGGCGCCATATCGCGCAACGCTTCATCGACCAAGGCTATGAAAGTGCAGCATTTTTGGGCGCGCGCCTGGATGAGGACTTTCGCGCGGCGCAACGCAGTCAGGGCTTTCTGGCCGAAATGGAGGCGGCCGGAGTCCCCGCCCGACTGATCGAAAACAACGCCCCGGCCAGCACATCGAACGGCGTGCGACTGTTCGAGGAACTGTGCATGGCTCCGGTTCGCGCGGTAGCCTGTTCGAATGACATGATCGCGCTTGGCGTTCTCTTCGAGGCACAAAGACGCGGCTTGTCCATTCCCACGCAACTGGCGCTGGCAGGCTTTGGAGACCTGGATTTCGCCGCCCAGATGGTGCCGCCACTGACAACCGTGCGGCCCTCGGCCGACAAGATTGCGCGCAAGGTCGCCGAATGCATCCTGTCCCGCGATGTCAGTGGCGATGACGAATCCCGGCCCGTCGAGCATGACACCGGCTTTACGCTGGTGCCTCGGGCCAGTGGCTGA